GTCGAGAAATAAAAAGAATCATCTGAAAATTAGTTGGGTATTTATCTGGACGCTCGTTAACCAATAAAGGTTGATTATATGTATCTAAGTTTGTAATATACGACCATCCTTTTTTGTATAAATCAAAGAGCCTTCTCAAAACAATATCTTTAACTTTCCAATACAAAAGATTGCGATTAAAAAATAAAGACTCAACATTCAGTGGAGACATCGTTCTATAAATAATCTTGTGATTTTCAGGCTTACTCGCTAAAATTTGCAGCCTAGTTTCTAGCGGTATCTTCCTGCTAGCCATCTCCCAAAAGGCTTCTACTCCTTTTCCATTAAAGCAGTACGACCATATTCCATATCTTGCAATATTTATAATCTCACCATGAAATGTACCAAATCCTAACTTTATAATAACATCTAACTGCTCACCTCTAATTACATCTAAATCTGAATCAGAAAACTCATTATGTAACCCTTGTTTTTTAGGATATATGGTTAAAATTCTGCAGCCATATTCAGATAACAAAGATTCCATCTGAACCGGTTTCAATGCATTATGTTTAACGTATTTACTATAATAATTATAGTCCCACTTTAAATAGTTAGAATACAATGACGTCTTCTTTACGCTCTGCTGAAAAACATTTTGCTTCTCTGCCCTTTCATTGCCGTTGATAAGCACTATAGAGAGCTCTAAAAATTCAGTATGAACAATATCATAAATCATTTTCTCAATCCAACTACTAACAACAAGTGAATCTAACATGATACCAATTTTTAAACGATGCTGTCTGTTTACATTTAACATATCATATTCCCCTACCTCTCAGTAGTTAATTTTTAAGTATAATCCACCGCACTAGTTCGTTTGTAATCATAAAAGTTACAAATCCCACTCTAGCAACTGACATACTAGACAGTCTTATTTTTGATATACTGTTTGCCTAAAACTTCATAGATTTTTATGTTTGAAAACAAAAAAACAGCTCAATTTGTTTATTGAACTGTTTCCGTTCAAGAATTTTATATATTTAGTCGATTCATTAAAAAACAATATTTTGTCAAACAAATTATTTCAAGTAAATAGATTTATGTTAATACCACATTATCTATCAACATCGTACTTTTCGTTATATCAGTCGAAACATTATTGAATATACATTTTGCTATTACCATTGTTTTTTCTTTAGTTAACCAATGTAAAGCAATTGAGGTGTTTTCAAGATATGAAAGGGTAATGAACGAAGTATTTTCATTATCTACTTTTCTAATAATAGAGTTCAAAAATGTACTTCGAGTGTTTAGCACATTTCCATCAAAATTCAAGACAACATTTTGAAATATACAATTATCTATATTTACCTTTCTCTTATAATTTACATCATTAGAACCTAGAGCTATATCTCCACCTATTCTTGAAGTTTTTATTTTCATAAATTTACCATTACTTATATTACAGCACTCTAGTTGTGCAGGACCTTCTATTACAGTTATCCCTTCCACTACATTAGGTCTACCTACATAGTTTTCAGGTACTCCAATTGTCAAACCATAATTTTTGACTGTAAGGTTTTTAATAACTCCTCCTGTTAATGTAATATCGACACCACCATATACTGTACTATCACTCCATTCTTTTTCAATCGTAATATCAGAAATATAACATCTACCATAATCATATCTACTAATATTAAATCCTGATATACCCACATCAGTTATAGCTACTGGAGTTCCATTCAATATTTCAGACACTTGAAAACTTGTTGCTGTTACATTTATCGTGTAATAAAGCTTATCCACACTAATTCCGGTAGGAACTTTACCAACCCACTGCTCAAAACAAATTTTAGCACCATTCCCCATTCCGTGCGGCTTACTAAAAGTAAATGTACTAGTTGTAACATCTATTGCAGGTGTTCCAAAATAGCCTAAAGAACTATAACCATAAAATACGCCATTCTTTATTTGACAATTTTGAATCACTGCACCTTGAACATCCGTTAATTTTATACTACCGTTATTACAGACAACTCCGTTAACAAAATTATCTCCTTTAACAACAAATTCACACCCGATGAATGTATTATTCAGGTATTTTACATACCAGTTATTTTGATACGAACTAACACCTCCAACATTCGGACCTTCAAACGTGTTATTTTCTACAATCACATTTATACCATCAACATTTACAAAATGCCCTCTAGTGTTATCATATATATAATTGTTAAAAATATATATTCTAGTATTCAATTCTAATCCTGACTTATTTAACTCCGGCCGCCACGTTGGTATATTAGTTTCCGACCACATAGATTCAATATCAATACCGAACATCGGAGCAGTACCATCTACTGTAACGT
This Bacillus mycoides DNA region includes the following protein-coding sequences:
- a CDS encoding right-handed parallel beta-helix repeat-containing protein, with product MSIRVNLDDLDDLDLTTKFPTHNDVLVYDSTKSKWIPKALSFPMTESVSSSYVLELDRWNIKSNGTDSYETTKGINDALVWAKSQGYNHVVLSSGTYKLKIDPITFTCIVLQSDMHFEMMDGCILELEANSSPWYSIFGVKGVKNAKISGGKIVGDKKTHKYELGVKFVRGGINGDGSLNSNPNFIRSEIVDRYENPGLLQNFRLWSILGVVATAYSFYQYKDIISNSTLVGVRNNGGFAPTSPTGRGWFAPIKDANKMIFVIDITSSPLSDTQIAQINAKVDNQNWTHEWGQGIQINGSHNIVINNVEIRDCTGDAIATAWLEYKLSSSDYIQEDMGSYIYIHSCNLHHCRRQGISLTGSNDIYISNNKIHHIGKADDDVTVDGTAPMFGIDIESMWSETNIPTWRPELNKSGLELNTRIYIFNNYIYDNTRGHFVNVDGINVIVENNTFEGPNVGGVSSYQNNWYVKYLNNTFIGCEFVVKGDNFVNGVVCNNGSIKLTDVQGAVIQNCQIKNGVFYGYSSLGYFGTPAIDVTTSTFTFSKPHGMGNGAKICFEQWVGKVPTGISVDKLYYTINVTATSFQVSEILNGTPVAITDVGISGFNISRYDYGRCYISDITIEKEWSDSTVYGGVDITLTGGVIKNLTVKNYGLTIGVPENYVGRPNVVEGITVIEGPAQLECCNISNGKFMKIKTSRIGGDIALGSNDVNYKRKVNIDNCIFQNVVLNFDGNVLNTRSTFLNSIIRKVDNENTSFITLSYLENTSIALHWLTKEKTMVIAKCIFNNVSTDITKSTMLIDNVVLT